DNA from Pseudomonadota bacterium:
GCTGTCGCGGTTACAATCGATATTAAATGGTGATTCACCTTTGCGGTGGATCTGATTTTCTCTTTCTTCAAAAATTACAGCTGTCGATGTTTCCATTTTATTCACCTCATGACATCATAATACCATTATGTAATCAGGTATTTTTCCGCTGCTACTCCCTCTTCAAGGGCATCCAGTATTTCATCAACTTCAGCTTCCCCGTTAATATTCCCGTACCATATTCCTTGAGGATATATGACCATGGCCGGACCATCGTCACATCGGTTCAGACAACCCGAACTGGATACCATTGCATTTAAACCCCGGTCCACCAATTCCTCCTGCAAATAGGGAATAAGATTGGGGGACTCTTTACGCAGGCATTTGCCTTTCGCTTCAATACCTCTAAAACTGCAACACACAAATATATGATAATCAGGTTTATCCATTTTAATAACTCCCTTATTTAGACTTTCAAATTCAGATCTTACATTACAAGTTCAAAATCGATATCGGTAGCATCTCTATCTTTTCTATCCAAAAGCGCGTTTAATATTTTTTCCAGCAGCCGTATACCTCCTTTGTAACCCACTGTAGGAAAGTAACTATGCCCTATCCGATCCATGATTGGAAAACCATGCCTTATAAAAGGTATGTCTTCATCCCGTGCAATATATTTTACATAAGTGTTTCCAATGAGCAGATCTACCGGCTCATTTTTAATCCACTGGTGAAAGAGATACATATCTCCGGGCACTTTGATTTTTACTTCACCCGGAACTTCTGCTGTTATCTCCCTTAACTCCTTTTCAAACTTCTTTCCTGCCGGACTGCCTGTAACCATGTAAACAGGATGCATATCAATGGATACCAGAAATTTTGCCAGCGCCATAATCTGGTCCGGGTCTCCCACAAGGCCAACCCTCTTGCCGTAAAAATACTGGTGCATATCAGCTATAATATCTAACATCTGACCTCTTTCAAAGTTAATGGAATCCGGTACATTGACATTAGCCATGCATCTGAGGTGATCTATGAATGTATCCGTTGCATGCAAGCCGATCGGCAAATCAAGTATTTCGCATCTGACCTTGCATTTCACATCAAGCGCTTTTGCCGCCGCTCCTGAGGCATGTGGCCCCAGTGCTATGGTTCCTATGCTGCTTCCCGCCATTTTAAGCTCTTCAATTGTAACTCCCCCTTCAGGAAACATCTTATACTTTCCTGTCATTGGGCCGTTTAACACCTTTGATGTATCGGGAAACATTATTGTCTTTATCCCCATTTCGGCTGCAAGTCTTTTCATCTCTTCCATATCCGAGGGTTCCACAAATCCGGGTATAATATTAACAATTTTATTTTTTGATCCTGTGTATTCGGCAAAATAATCTACCATTGCACGGGTCATATTCGAAAATCCTGTAACATGCGATCCCACATAACTCGGGGTGTTTGTGTGAATAACATATTTTCCCTCAGGAATTTTCCCATCGGATCTTGCTTTATTAATTATCTGGGGCAAGTCGTCTCCGATAGTTTCTGAAAGACATGTCGTATGAACGGCAATCACAGCAGGATTATAAACCGTAAAAATGTTGTCAATGGACTGGAGCAGGTTTGCCTGACCACCGAAAACAGAGGCTCCCTCTGTAAATGCGCTGGTCGCGGCTATAACCGGTTCCTTGTAATGACGCGTAAGCGTACTGCGGTGATAAGCATAGCATCCCTGAGAACCATGACTGTGTGGTAAACATCCGTGAATCCCGAGTGAAGCATACATGGCTCCTATAGGCTGACATGTCTTTGCCGGATTCACTGACAACGCCTTTCGTTCTTTTATTTCATCAGTTGTATGTCTTAGAAGCATATCTTATGTCCTCATATTATATTTAATTTTCAGGCTGATGGTTTCGATAATCAAAACAAGCAATTAATCAGATAACTACTCAGGTTGTTAGGTTCACAGTTCACGGTTGGTTGCTTTGAGCCCTTCATACGCAAACCCCGGCTTCTTTGTCATACGGTACGCTTTTTGAGTCAATGTACATGCCGGTTGCCAAGCCTCAACATCTTCAAAACGTCCGATTTTGATCGCACTTAAATCTTAAACCGTGAACCATGGAACCGTGAACCATAAAACTGTGAACCCGAATGTTTACTTAATCGGATGCATAAGCCGCAGCCAGTTCCGGGTGAGACTGCCATGGAGCTTTCAGATATCTCCATATTTTGCTGTTGACCATACGGTCAATTTCTCTGTAAAAGTTTATAGCACCACTAAATCCGGCGTATGGTCCACCGTAGTCATAACTGTGGAGCTGTTTCATTGGAATTCCGTTTTTCTGTACCGTATACTTCTCCTTAATGCCGGCACAATAGATGTCCGGTTTGAAAGACTCTATAAGCAGGTCGGATTCGCGCTGACTTATGTCGTCTATAATCATAGCGCCACTATCCATATCCGGCATCATGCCATCGTAGTCAGACAGTTTCAGCCCGGACTCCTCAAGCTTTGCAATCTCGGATTCATTTTTTCTCGGATTAAATTTTTCAGGGTCAGGCTTGACATCAAGTTCTTCGATGTTTCTGCTGTCGGCATCAACTTTAATGTCGGGAAGCACTCTCCTGCCTTCATAGTCATCTCTATGAGCAAATTCATAGCCTGCCGAGAGTGTTTTCATGCCAAGTTCGGCAAAGAGTTCCTGGTAGTGATGAGCCCTTGAGCCTCCTACAAACAGCATCGCCTTTTTCCCTTCAGTTCGGGGTCTGAATTCTTCTATTGCCTTTTTTACCGCTGGCATTTCTTCGGCAATAACTTCTTCAACCTTTGCAATCAGTTCTTCATCGCCAAAATACTGAGCAATTTTTCTTAATGATTTTGCCGTGGCATTTGCTCCGATAAAGTTAATCTTGATCCAGGGCAGGCCGTATTTTGTTTCCATCATTTCAGCGACATAATTGATGGATCTGTGACACATTATAAGATTCAGATCAGCAACATGAGCATTGGCGAATTTATCAATACTGGAATTACCGCTGAAAGTTGAAATTAAGGTAATTCCACATTTGTCAAAGATCCGCTCTATTTCAAATGCGTCTCCACCGATATTATATTCTCCCAGCAGATTAATTTTATATTTGCCGTCCCGCTCAGTATCATCAGTACCAACCACATGGGTAAAGATACCGTTATTTGCAATGTGATGGCCTGCTGACTGACTCACTCCCTTGTAACCTTCACAACTGAAACCAAAGACATTAATTCCAAGTTTTTCCTTCATTTCACGGCAAACAGTATGAATATCGTCTCCTATTAAACCCACCGGGCAGGTAGAGAAAACCGCTATAGCCTTCGGATGGAAATTGTCATATGCTTCCTGTATGGCCAGGGCGAGTTTTTTTTCTCCTCCGAATATGATCTGTTCATCCTGCATGTCGGTAGAAAAGCAGTAAGTCATAAAATTATGATTATCCGGTGTGGTGCTCGGATCAGTCTGGTTCCTTCGTGTCAACCAGCTATAGAATCCGCATCCAATCGGGCCGTGGGTAATGTTTATAATATCTCTTGTTGGCCCCAAAACCACACCCTTGCAACCGGCATAACAGCATCCCCGCTGACCGATTAATCCCGGAACCGTCCGAACGTTTGGGCTGATATCCGCCACTTTACCGTCGCTATCAAACTTATTGATTATGATCTGCTTTGCTCTTTTTCTGGCAACTTTGGGTGGATACTGTAGTAATATTTCTTCTTTGATTTCTTCAGGAGTATATCCATCAATCTCAAATTTTATATTTTCTTCAGGTAACGCCATTTTAAGCATCTCCTCTTTTACAATACTTGTTGGTTCTTCAATTCACATGTCATCTCAAATATCATCTAAAACATCATCACCGCTTTCACCTGTTCTTACGCGCACCGCATCAAGGCATGGCATTACACAAATAATTCCGTCTCCCTGTTTTCCTGTTTTGTTGACTTTCATTATCGTTTTTACGGTTTTTTTCACAAGTTTATTAGGAACAGTGATAATTAAGATACGTTTTGGTATAAGCCTGTTGCTCTGCCCTAAAAGTGAAACGGCCTCTTCATAACCTTTTTCTGCTCCTTTGAGCAGTTGAAGATCTATCAAACCTTTACCCCGTCCAAGGACGCTTCCCGCAGTTATTGAGGAAATACCCGCTTCGGAAAGGGTGATTTTTGTCTGGTTCATCATGTTCATTCGGATAATAGCCAATATTTCCTTCATATTTTCACCTCTTCAATATTACCTCCGGCATCCTCTTTTATGCCTGAACTGATGGTATAAACTTCCTCTACAGGCACAATAAATATCTTTCCATCACCATAAGCGCCCTTATCTCCGCTACGTGCCGCTTTTAATATTGTTTTAATGGCAAACTCCTTGTCCTTTTCCTTTATAAGGGTAAGCAGCATTTCTTTAGGGATCTCATCATAGGTAATTTCTCCGATTTTAATTCCCCGCTGCTTCCCGCGGCCGACAACCGAAATCTTTGTGACACCCGGAAAGCCTGCTTCCATCAATGCAGCTAGTACAGCGTCAACTTTTTCCGGCCTTACAATAGATCTGATCATAATCATGATTATTTCCTTTCTTATTTAAGCTGCTATTCCATATTCAATTAGAAGTTTTTCAAGATCGTCCATGGGCAATATTTTAGGTATGACCATCATTTTGTTCTCATCAATTTTTCTTGCTAATATTCGATACTCTTCGGCCTGTGCATGTTCTCTATCAAACTCGATTACTGTTTTACGATTTATCTCGGCCTTCTGAACCATGTTATCCCGTGGCAGGAAGTGAACCATCTGGGTTCCGAGTGCATCGGCAAAGGCAAGAATCATTTCTTTTTCATTATCAACTTTTCTGCTGTTACAAATCAGACCTCCAAGCCTTACACCACCGGCCTCTGCAAACTTGACTATTCCTTTGCAGATATTGTTTGCGGCATACATAGCCATCATCTCGCCGGAAACTACTATGTAAATTTCCTTAGCCTTTCCTTCCCTGATGGGCATGGCGAATCCACCGCAGACCACGTCACCTAGTACATCATAGAAAACATAGTCTAATTTTACATCTTCTGCATAAGCTCCAAGCTGTTCCAGCAGGTTGATGGATGTGATAATTCCCCGACCGGCACAACCTACCCCGGGCTCAGGTCCGCCCGATTCAGTGCATAGAATTCCGCTAAAACCTGCTTTGCGTACATCATCAAGTTCAACATCTTCTCCCTCTTCCCGCAGTGTATCCAGAACTGTTCTCTGTGCGATTCCACCCAAAAGAAGTCTTGTGGAATCTCCTTTGGGATCACAGCCTACAACCATTACCTTTTTTCCGCTCTCGGCCAGCCCGGCAACAGTATTCTGAGTAGTAGTTGACTTGCCGATGCCGCCCTTACCGTAAATAGCTATTTTTCGCATTTTCTTCTCCTTCGTATGATAGGACTTTGTGAAATAGATTTAATTCTACTTATTACAATAGTTATGCCACAAGAAATTAAATCCGATTAAATGCTTTTAAATGCTATATATTATTATATAATATTGGTTCATTACTGATAAATACAGGTTTTATGAGGGCATTTATATGATACAAAATTGTATTATATATGCCTTGCTACTACATTTATGTAATTATAATATTGTATAAAACTTTTTATCTACTTTAATGTAAGGGTGGAAGAAAATCAGGGAGAAGACCAAAGAAGAATAAATAAAGTATCAAAATAATGACACTGGTGTCATTATTTTGAGCTTGATGCAAATGGAATGAAATCTGTAAAGTATATATTAATGAAAAACAAAATAATTATCTAACTATAACTATCTTTATTTATTGCTTTTATAATTACCTACAATTAAAATTAAATAAAAAGTGCGGA
Protein-coding regions in this window:
- a CDS encoding (2Fe-2S) ferredoxin domain-containing protein, whose amino-acid sequence is MDKPDYHIFVCCSFRGIEAKGKCLRKESPNLIPYLQEELVDRGLNAMVSSSGCLNRCDDGPAMVIYPQGIWYGNINGEAEVDEILDALEEGVAAEKYLIT
- the nifK gene encoding nitrogenase molybdenum-iron protein subunit beta; its protein translation is MLLRHTTDEIKERKALSVNPAKTCQPIGAMYASLGIHGCLPHSHGSQGCYAYHRSTLTRHYKEPVIAATSAFTEGASVFGGQANLLQSIDNIFTVYNPAVIAVHTTCLSETIGDDLPQIINKARSDGKIPEGKYVIHTNTPSYVGSHVTGFSNMTRAMVDYFAEYTGSKNKIVNIIPGFVEPSDMEEMKRLAAEMGIKTIMFPDTSKVLNGPMTGKYKMFPEGGVTIEELKMAGSSIGTIALGPHASGAAAKALDVKCKVRCEILDLPIGLHATDTFIDHLRCMANVNVPDSINFERGQMLDIIADMHQYFYGKRVGLVGDPDQIMALAKFLVSIDMHPVYMVTGSPAGKKFEKELREITAEVPGEVKIKVPGDMYLFHQWIKNEPVDLLIGNTYVKYIARDEDIPFIRHGFPIMDRIGHSYFPTVGYKGGIRLLEKILNALLDRKDRDATDIDFELVM
- the nifD gene encoding nitrogenase molybdenum-iron protein alpha chain, giving the protein MALPEENIKFEIDGYTPEEIKEEILLQYPPKVARKRAKQIIINKFDSDGKVADISPNVRTVPGLIGQRGCCYAGCKGVVLGPTRDIINITHGPIGCGFYSWLTRRNQTDPSTTPDNHNFMTYCFSTDMQDEQIIFGGEKKLALAIQEAYDNFHPKAIAVFSTCPVGLIGDDIHTVCREMKEKLGINVFGFSCEGYKGVSQSAGHHIANNGIFTHVVGTDDTERDGKYKINLLGEYNIGGDAFEIERIFDKCGITLISTFSGNSSIDKFANAHVADLNLIMCHRSINYVAEMMETKYGLPWIKINFIGANATAKSLRKIAQYFGDEELIAKVEEVIAEEMPAVKKAIEEFRPRTEGKKAMLFVGGSRAHHYQELFAELGMKTLSAGYEFAHRDDYEGRRVLPDIKVDADSRNIEELDVKPDPEKFNPRKNESEIAKLEESGLKLSDYDGMMPDMDSGAMIIDDISQRESDLLIESFKPDIYCAGIKEKYTVQKNGIPMKQLHSYDYGGPYAGFSGAINFYREIDRMVNSKIWRYLKAPWQSHPELAAAYASD
- a CDS encoding P-II family nitrogen regulator; protein product: MKEILAIIRMNMMNQTKITLSEAGISSITAGSVLGRGKGLIDLQLLKGAEKGYEEAVSLLGQSNRLIPKRILIITVPNKLVKKTVKTIMKVNKTGKQGDGIICVMPCLDAVRVRTGESGDDVLDDI
- a CDS encoding P-II family nitrogen regulator, with amino-acid sequence MIMIRSIVRPEKVDAVLAALMEAGFPGVTKISVVGRGKQRGIKIGEITYDEIPKEMLLTLIKEKDKEFAIKTILKAARSGDKGAYGDGKIFIVPVEEVYTISSGIKEDAGGNIEEVKI
- the nifH gene encoding nitrogenase iron protein codes for the protein MRKIAIYGKGGIGKSTTTQNTVAGLAESGKKVMVVGCDPKGDSTRLLLGGIAQRTVLDTLREEGEDVELDDVRKAGFSGILCTESGGPEPGVGCAGRGIITSINLLEQLGAYAEDVKLDYVFYDVLGDVVCGGFAMPIREGKAKEIYIVVSGEMMAMYAANNICKGIVKFAEAGGVRLGGLICNSRKVDNEKEMILAFADALGTQMVHFLPRDNMVQKAEINRKTVIEFDREHAQAEEYRILARKIDENKMMVIPKILPMDDLEKLLIEYGIAA